A region from the Triticum urartu cultivar G1812 chromosome 1, Tu2.1, whole genome shotgun sequence genome encodes:
- the LOC125542396 gene encoding uncharacterized protein LOC125542396 isoform X2 → MEAGTQPVHASSPSLLRPSRPTPCLLPTRHRLHQPSTPHFPCRRSPHLLTSSVEMPPPNHRISPAGLFGAPHPPPSQCSLTSLPSRCPPAVLLALTTPPHEDEVETAAGARIAGSPHFAGQQPPRAFPDPFAQQQQRAPQSPPCVRALRLGVALLPGDSRLLFHKIFNGYFVKLFLPWLLSRRNKLMFRKSYFVHMSCYWQWTDCLCRELREKKCNLPSRLSPAEENFHRIDTKLHIHVGAPAVATTAPAPTRHPSAHFA, encoded by the exons ATGGAGGCAGGCACGCAGCCTGTACACGCGTCATCGCCGTCACTCCTCCGGCCGTCCAGGCCCACGCCATGCCTTCTCCCCACGCGGCATCGCCTCCACCAGCCCTCCACGCCCCACTTCCCCTGCCGGAGGTCCCCCCATCTTCTCACTTCCTCGGTCGAGATGCCGCCGCCCAACCACCGCATCTCACCCGCGGGCCTCTTcggcgcccctcacccgccgccctCCCAGTGCTCCCTCACATCGCTCCCTTCTCGGTGCCCACCAGCCGTCCTCCTGGCGCTCACCACTCCACCCCACGAAGACGAAGTCGAGACGGCAGCAGGCGCCCGCATCGCTGGCTCGCCGCACTTCGCTGGCCAACAACCGCCGCGGGCGTTCCCTGATCCCTTCGCGCAGCAACAGCAACGGGCGCCCCAGTCCCCTCCATGCGTCCGTGCACTCCGCCTGGGAGTTGCTCTGTTGCCAG GAGATTCAAGACTTCTATTTCATAAGATATTCAATGGATATTTTGTGAAACTATTTCTACCTTGGTTATTGTCCAGAAGAAACAAACTCAT GTTCAGGAAGAGCTATTTTGTGCACATGAGTTGCTATTGGCAGTGGACAGATTGTCTATGCAGAGAGCTTAGAGAAAAAA AATGTAACCTCCCAAGTAGACTATCTCCAGCAGAGGAAAACTTCCACCGAATCGACACGAAGCTCCATATCCATGTGGGCGCTCCGGCGGTGGCGACAACTGCGCCAGCGCCAACACGCCATCCCTCAGCCCACTTTGCTTGA
- the LOC125542387 gene encoding putative disease resistance RPP13-like protein 3, with translation MAETAITAVLSKLGEFATKESALLLKVGDDIMLLRDRLEWLQAFIRDADRKRRVGADELTRVWVRQTRDVAFEAEDALDDFFHKVDLANQNYGGWKLVLRYMTSCRTQITVRHGLSGQINRIKTRLDQISENQKEYKIDYSPSGIWTSSTTALAPWDGLKKVVGREQDAKTVRELLLHEEHREKMFISMLGESGIGKRTLTMQICKDLMRNFEVFVWYNMPPDSSMEDLLEEVYKRAYKRIHKHNETPQDNGIDIVDKLYGLLTDKSYLVVLGGISSKTILNCVRASLPDNKIGSRVVLILEPECEEVARHAATLNQEGYESKSVHRLSHLDEDTSGELFRSRVFAEQGKHNKDTKDNKGSKYTKDNKNTKEKTYEEDVFDVTQGHPLGIVVLAGLLRYKEKPVEWDAVLQELRPGMEEAEDGQDNPITGLLLLKENPGEWKTFQQQMTTARETKLSNRMVIERILSASFDDLPQDLKSCFLYLAAYPMNVSLSAGHIVRMWTAEGFIKPRKGRTLEELGHSYLKELVSRCLVELESQNAHGGIKTVTVHSRLVRFLQSEAREASFIEVSDRNDILAPASVRRLSIQDDSGTYTTFSNKFPKLRSFICRVAAGNSQSSDKSDQSKKERREFPCGPRLACVVSSPVTEEVAGGSNLKSHDLKFLCWSKFLRLISVQGLKLQELPDEIGDMIHLRYLRVECPGLKKLPRSIRRLLNLQTLDISKTAVVEIHPHFWKIKTLRHVLAEKLTLPTSLVNELAELQTLHGVVAGEGKWDQGRSPLDKMAKLQSLELHGFNAANHGSALEGALTNMHLLGHLKLEGDGIPSCLFTGPILRCLQTMELDGAAKWPVVRWDIVRKVRPNLVGLKLKNNSQVPKELLDEMEAQKLMLLS, from the exons ATGGCGGAGACGGCCATCACGGCCGTGCTCTCAAAACTTGGAGAATTCGCGACCAAGGAGTCCGCGCTACTGCTTAAGGTGGGCGACGACATCATGCTGCTGCGCGACCGGCTCGAGTGGCTCCAGGCCTTCATCCGCGACGCCGATCGAAAACGCCGGGTCGGCGCCGACGAGTTGACCCGCGTGTGGGTGCGCCAGACGCGCGACGTCGCCTTCGAAGCCGAGGACGCGCTCGACGACTTCTTCCACAAG GTGGACCTAGCGAACCAGAATTATGGAGGTTGGAAGCTGGTGCTTAGATACATGACTAGCTGCAGGACCCAGATCACCGTTCGACATGGTCTGTCTGGTCAAATCAACAGAATCAAGACCAGACTAGATCAAATATCAGAGAACCAAAAGGAATACAAGATCGACTATtctccatcaggaatctggaCGTCTTCCACCACAGCCCTTGCACCGTG GGATGGCCTAAAGAAAGTTGTGGGGCGTGAGCAAGATGCAAAGACTGTACGTGAACTGCTGCTTCATGAAGAGCATCGCGAGAAAATGTTCATCTCCATGTTAGGGGAGAGTGGTATTGGAAAAAGGACACTAACAATGCAAATCTGCAAGGACTTGATGAGGAATTTTGAAGTTTTCGTGTGGTACAACATGCCACCAGATTCCAGCATGGAAGATCTCCTAGAAGAAGTATACAAGAGAGCATACAAACGCATCCACAAACATAATGAAACTCCTCAGGATAACGGCATCGATATTGTTGATAAGCTCTATGGTCTCCTCACTGATAAGAGCTACCTGGTAGTTCTCGGTGGCATTTCCTCCAAGACTATCCTGAATTGTGTGCGGGCAAGCTTGCCAGACAACAAAATAGGCAGTAGGGTGGTGCTCATACTGGAACCTGAATGTGAGGAAGTCGCGCGGCATGCTGCTACCTTGAACCAGGAAGGTTATGAGAGCAAGAGTGTCCACAGGCTGAGCCATTTGGATGAAGATACAAGTGGAGAACTGTTCCGTTCGAGGGTCTTTGCCGAACAGGGAAAGCACAACAAGGACACCAAGGACAACAAGGGCAGCAAGTACACCAAGGACAACAAGAATACCAAGGAGAAGACATATGAAGAAGATGTGTTTGATGTAACACAAGGCCACCCTTTGGGTATAGTGGTTCTCGCTGGACTCTTACGATACAAGGAGAAGCCCGTTGAGTGGGATGCAGTGCTCCAGGAGCTCAGACCTGGAATGGAGGAGGCAGAAGATGGTCAAGACAACCCAATAACAGGGCTTTTGTTGTTGAAGGAGAACCCAGGTGAGTGGAAGACCTTTCAGCAGCAGATGACCACCGCAAGGGAAACAAAGCTGTCCAACAGAATGGTGATCGAGAGGATCTTGTCGGCGAGCTTTGATGACCTCCCTCAAGATCTCAAGTCATGCTTCCTCTACTTGGCCGCTTACCCCATGAATGTCTCCCTTTCTGCTGGTCATATCGTGCGGATGTGGACGGCTGAGGGCTTCATCAAGCCACGTAAGGGCAGGACTCTAGAGGAGTTGGGACACAGCTACCTCAAGGAGTTGGTCTCGAGATGCCTGGTTGAGTTGGAAAGCCAGAACGCACATGGTGGAATCAAGACGGTCACTGTTCACAGCCGCCTCGTAAGGTTCCTGCAATCAGAAGCTCGAGAGGCGAGCTTCATTGAGGTTAGTGACAGAAATGACATCCTTGCGCCAGCATCGGTGCGCCGCCTCTCAATTCAGGATGACAGCGGGACCTACACCACATTCAGCAATAAGTTCCCCAAGCTGCGGTCCTTCATATGCCGCGTTGCAGCAGGTAATAGCCAAAGCAGTGACAAGTCCGATCAGAGTAAGAAGGAACGACGTGAGTTCCCATGCGGGCCCAGGCTCGCCTGTGTAGTCTCCAGTCCCGTCACAGAGGAGGTAGCAGGAGGCAGCAACCTGAAGAGCCATGATCTCAAGTTTCTGTGCTGGTCCAAGTTCCTTCGCTTAATCTCTGTACAGGGTTTGAAACTCCAGGAGTTGCCCGATGAGATTGGTGACATGATTCACCTGCGGTACCTACGTGTTGAATGCCCTGGTCTGAAGAAGCTCCCTCGCAGCATTAGAAGGCTACTCAATCTGCAGACGCTCGACATAAGCAAGACCGCTGTCGTGGAGATTCACCCGCATTTCTGGAAGATCAAAACGCTCCGGCATGTGCTTGCAGAGAAGCTCACACTCCCAACATCACTTGTGAACGAACTGGCTGAGCTACAGACTCTGCACGGTGTGGTGGCCGGTGAAGGGAAATGGGACCAAGGAAGGTCTCCGCTGGACAAGATGGCCAAGCTTCAGTCACTGGAGCTGCACGGGTTCAACGCTGCTAACCATGGGTCTGCACTGGAGGGTGCTCTCACTAACATGCATCTCCTTGGGCACTTGAAGCTGGAAGGTGATGGTATCCCCTCATGCTTGTTTACCGGGCCTATCCTTCGATGCCTCCAGACTATGGAGCTAGATGGCGCTGCGAAATGGCCTGTGGTCAGATGGGATATTGTTCGCAAGGTCCGCCCCAACCTGGTTGGGCTCAAGCTTAAGAATAACAGCCAAGTGCCAAAGGAGTTGTTGGATGAAATGGAAGCACAGAAGCTGATGCTGCTTTCTTGA
- the LOC125542396 gene encoding uncharacterized protein LOC125542396 isoform X1: MEAGTQPVHASSPSLLRPSRPTPCLLPTRHRLHQPSTPHFPCRRSPHLLTSSVEMPPPNHRISPAGLFGAPHPPPSQCSLTSLPSRCPPAVLLALTTPPHEDEVETAAGARIAGSPHFAGQQPPRAFPDPFAQQQQRAPQSPPCVRALRLGVALLPGDSRLLFHKIFNGYFVKLFLPWLLSRRNKLMFRKSYFVHMSCYWQWTDCLCRELREKRWRTECNLPSRLSPAEENFHRIDTKLHIHVGAPAVATTAPAPTRHPSAHFA, translated from the exons ATGGAGGCAGGCACGCAGCCTGTACACGCGTCATCGCCGTCACTCCTCCGGCCGTCCAGGCCCACGCCATGCCTTCTCCCCACGCGGCATCGCCTCCACCAGCCCTCCACGCCCCACTTCCCCTGCCGGAGGTCCCCCCATCTTCTCACTTCCTCGGTCGAGATGCCGCCGCCCAACCACCGCATCTCACCCGCGGGCCTCTTcggcgcccctcacccgccgccctCCCAGTGCTCCCTCACATCGCTCCCTTCTCGGTGCCCACCAGCCGTCCTCCTGGCGCTCACCACTCCACCCCACGAAGACGAAGTCGAGACGGCAGCAGGCGCCCGCATCGCTGGCTCGCCGCACTTCGCTGGCCAACAACCGCCGCGGGCGTTCCCTGATCCCTTCGCGCAGCAACAGCAACGGGCGCCCCAGTCCCCTCCATGCGTCCGTGCACTCCGCCTGGGAGTTGCTCTGTTGCCAG GAGATTCAAGACTTCTATTTCATAAGATATTCAATGGATATTTTGTGAAACTATTTCTACCTTGGTTATTGTCCAGAAGAAACAAACTCAT GTTCAGGAAGAGCTATTTTGTGCACATGAGTTGCTATTGGCAGTGGACAGATTGTCTATGCAGAGAGCTTAGAGAAAAAA GATGGCGCACAGAATGTAACCTCCCAAGTAGACTATCTCCAGCAGAGGAAAACTTCCACCGAATCGACACGAAGCTCCATATCCATGTGGGCGCTCCGGCGGTGGCGACAACTGCGCCAGCGCCAACACGCCATCCCTCAGCCCACTTTGCTTGA